The DNA segment GTGTTGCAGACATTGTCAAGGAAATAGCGATCGTGTGTAACTAATAATATAGTTTTATTGCCCGAAGTAAGGAGTTTTTCCAGCCATTCGATGGTATCAATGTCCAGGTGATTGGTTGGCTCATCTAATACATAGATTTCAGGATCCTCTATAAGCAATTTAGCGAGCGCCAGGCGCTTCTTCTGCCCACCGGAGAGGGTAGAGATCTTTTGCTGAAGATGATTGATCCCCATGCGGCTTAAAATCGTTTTTATTTCGTGCTCATATTCCCAGGCATTGTGCTCGCTGAGTTCTTCATATAAACGATTTAATGTTTTCTCATCCGGATTCGGATCTTCAATCAGCTCTTCATACTCTTTGATCAGCTGTTGCTGCTTATTTTCAAGAGAAAAGATGAAATCGCTTATCGAATAACCATCCGGAAATGAAGGCTCCTGATCCAGGAAGCCAATCTTAACGGATTTGTTCTTTACGATTTTGCCTTCTAATGGAGAAAACCTTTCTGCAAGTAATTTCAATAAGGTGCTTTTTCCTGCACCATTTATACCAACCAACGCTACGCGTTGTCCGGGTTGAATCCCCAGGGTTAAATTTTTAAATAGCCATTCGTCATGGTAGGCATGGCCTAAGTTTTCCGCTGCAATTAGTGTGCTCAAAGTCTGTGTTTAACGATATTTTAGATAAGAAATTATTGCAAAAGTAAGCAATAATTCTTTGGTATATAGTTGAGCCTATTGAACATGTAGGTATTTTGTTGAGGAAACTAAAGGGGCATTGCTGTGGTAGTGTTGTGAAGCTGGTCGACTCTTCTTCATGTTTTGATCGACTCTTCTTTGAGTCGGAGTCGAAGAAGACCTGCAAAGACTTCGCACCATATTTGGCCAGAACCTATAGAACGATACAACTCAACCATAACACTACCACGGCAGTACCCTCCTTCGACTACAACAGTTATCTGGAGCGGGTCTGGAACGTACCATGAACGTACCAGGAACGTCTTTTCGACCTGAAAGACGTTCCTGGTACGCTTCAGCCCTGTCTTTAGGATGTTTCAGGTAACTGTTGTAGTCGAAGGAAGATTAAAGGAAGAAACTTAAGGTAATATGCGGTGATTTTTTACCAAAGGATTTGGAGAGAAATAATTGATCAATAGGGGATATACAAAGCACATTATTTAATGGCATGTACTATAGTCGCTATTCTCTCGGCAGATTTTTTTCCGAATTTTGTTCCTGTAAGGATGACCACCGCTACAGCGGCAATCATAAATTTTTTTAGCGCAGTTTTCATGATATCCGGTTTTAGATGAAAGATTTAACCATAAGACGTCATTTTTAGAAAAACGTTTCAAATTATCTCATTCATTAGACCATCAGGTATTTAATTTAGACAAACTGGCCTTATCGTTCTATCAACGCCTAAAAAAGATGGAGGACTCTGCGCAATAGTAGTAACAGCAGGAGGAGCGGCTATCCCTGCTGGATTTTTAAGGTTGCCAGATAATAATCTTCTTTCTCCGTCATCAGTGTTTTTGCCGCTTTGCCTTTGTCTTTATAGCCCAGCAGGTGCAGGGTCCCATGCGCCATTACGCGGCACAATTCGTCGGCAACGGTATGCTTGAATTCTTTGGCATTTTCCTGAATCCGCTCCAGACTGATGAAAATATCACCAACAATCATTTTAAGCGCTTCTGAGTTATCAAAAGTAATGACGTCGGTATAAGTGTCATGATTCAGGTATTGTTGGTTTATACGCAGTAAATATTCGTCTGAGCATAAAATAAAGTTCAACTCCTGTAATGCATATCCTTCTTCTTCTATCACAGACTTGATCCAGGCCTTAAGAAGTGTTTTCTTTTTAAGGGTATAACTAAGGTCTTCGGTGAAAAAGTGGATTGCAGGTTTACTCATGTTTCTGAAATTATTGGGCCGAATTTAGCAATTTAAAATATTCTGCAATTTTATTTTTGTAATAGTAGTTCAGGCTTGGCGGTAATTTCTGGATCCATTCCGTCTCGTTTTGCTGGAGTTTTTTGAACTTATCCAGCATTTGCTGATAGGATGGAGTCAGGTCCTTTCCGGCTTTACTTTCTCTTTTGGAATCCTGATCCTGCTCCCTTTGAGCTTGATCTGCGTCCAGTAATTTCGTTAACAGCTCTTTTTGCCGGTTCATGGTCTCCTGTTCCAGACGCTTATTTACCAACTCCGTCTCTGTCGACTGCATGTCTTTTATCATTTGATTGAGGTTTCCCAGTCCGCCTTTTCCATCTTTATTTTCTTCTCTGTTGATTTTCTGTAAAGCCTCTCTGATCATTTGCTGCTGTTGGGCCATTTTAGCAAATTCTTCACTCATTTGCCCTTTTGGAACCGCACCCTTGTTTCCACTTTTTTGCATTTGATCCCGGGCTTTTTGCATGTTGTTGTTCAATTGCTGCTGCATTTGCTGCAATTGCTTCATGCTTTGTTTTTTTCCTTTTCCGCTTCCGCTGGAATTTTTCTTCATCTTCTGCAGTTGTTCCAGTGCTTCATTTAGCATCAGCGATAGGTTATTGATGGAAGTCATAGTGTATTGCTGGTTCTTATTGGCAGCCGAAGTATTCCTTTCTCCAAGGTTTTCCAGGCTTTTATCCATATTGAAATTGATTTTCTGAACCTCTTCACTTACCGTACTTTCAATCTGTGGCACTCTTTTGCTGAGTGAAAACAAGCTGTCAGCAATGGTTTTCATATTGTCTTTTATGCTTCTTTGTTGCTGCACATTGGAGGTGTAAAGTGGGTCATTGCTGTTGATCTTTCTCAGGTCTAGCATTACTTTTTCCTGATCAAAAGAGGTTTTTAAAAGGTTTTCGAGTAATTGACGCAATTCCTGTGCATTAAGGTTGTTTTCCATTTCCTCTGATTCCTGCTGCATGTCGCTCATCTTTTTTGCCATTTCCTCCATCTGCTCGGCTGCTTTTTGCTGGTTTTCTGCAGCTTTCTGGCGATTGTTCTTATCCAGGTTTTCTTTGCTGTCTTTTTGCTGTTGCTGGATATCTTTAGCTTCCTTTTCCGGGCTTTGGAAAGGATTAGGCCGTTCCAGTTGCTCGTTTTTTTCCTTTATTTTCTCCAGCTCTTTCCTGATCTCTTCAAATGCGGAGCGTTGCTCTTCCTGTTGTTTTTTTAACTCATTTATGGGACTGTTCTTGTCCTTGCTTTGTTTTGCAAGGTCTTTCTGTGCTTTAGAAAGCTCATTTAGGCGGTCGATATTGTTTTGAAGATTTTGCTCAAACTCCAGCTGTTTATAGAGTTCCAGAATGCGGTCAAGCTCATTTTTCAGCGATTTGTTGTCCATCTGCATCTTGGAGAGCTCATTCTGTGTCTGATCTTTGTTATTCTGGTCCATTAAGTTCTGCAGTTTTTCCAGCAAAGCCTTTGTTTTTTCGTCCAGGACATTGTTAAACAGTTCGTCTATTTTTTTCTGCTTTTCCATCAGCTCTTCTTTGAGGGTGTTATTCTCCTCTTTCTCAAAGCTGTTTTTTTCATTCAGTTGTTTAATCTCTTTAACGGCATCTTCCAGCTGTTTCTGCTTGTCCAGCAACTGTTGGATTTGTTTCTTATCGTCAAAATTCAGCTGTTTTTTATCCAGTAAGGTTTCGCCAAGTTTTTTGCTTTCCTTTTCCACGTTGCCGGCCAGTTTAATGGCCTTTTCCATTTTTTGTTTTAAAGCCTGACTGCCCTGATTGATCTTCTCTGCTATTTGTTGAGGAGAAGGAAGTTCATAGGTTTTAATGGCAGATTTCGTCGTTTTTGGACCATTCACACCATCATTATCTGAAACCTCAAAGTAATACTCCAATTGCTGACCCGGTTTTATGCCAGCCAGACTAAGGTCCCAGAAGAAGAAAAAGGCATTCTCCTGTTGTGCCTTTTTTACCGGAATGGATTTACTAACCCTACTCGTGACTTTGCCATTATCAGAAACAGTATAAATGAATTTTAAAGCGGTAAAGCCATGGTCATCTGAGATGTTTCCTGAGAAATAAAGTGCTTTGCTGCTCAGGGAGTCGGCAGCTTCAGTAAGGGAAATATTGGGATATTCGTCTGCAATCACACCGATCTGATGAATCAGGGAGTCCCTGCTGCTGATGTATTTGTTTTTTGGAGTAACACTGTAATCCGTATTTTTAAGGATCGTACTGCTAAATTGAAAAGTATTATTTTGAGCAGAGAGGAGGTGTGACTGCTGACCTAAAATGAAGATCAGTTGATCACTGTTTTCTGTGTTTAAGGACCAGGTTACCACAGTTCCTTGCGGTAACAGGAGGTCGCCCGCATTTGCAATCAATTCTGTTTTCTTTCCAAGATATGCCGGGTAACGTAAACTGGCACTCATTCCGATAACAGATGGACGCGGTTTCACTTCAATCAAATAGGGAGAAGAACTAAATCCTCCTGCAGAAAATCGGATTTCTTTATTTTTCTGAAGGTTCTTAAAAGTATATTGAAACCGGTTGTTGTTTTCTTTTTCTAATTTGTAAGTATTCGGTCCATCAGAAATATACACCTCCTGAGGAATTTCATTTCCGGTGATTTTAAGCTTTAAAGTCAGGTCGTCCCCCTGCGAACGAAGTAAAGAGTTGTTTAACAGCTCAAAATTGAAGGGGGCCTTTGGGAGAATTTCCTTGTTGTACTGCACAAAGCCATTGGTGCCTTCCTTTAAAATGGCAGGGGCAATGATGGCAATAAGGATAATGACAGACAAAGGCGCCAGAAAATATTTCAGGTACTTTTTGTTTTCATCCAGACGGATGGCATTGGTAAAAGGAATTGGTTTTAATTCCTGGATCTTCTGGTCTATTCCAGCCATGATAAGCATATTGCTTTCCGGACTTTTGTCTGCAAGCGCCTTTAGCTGAAGGGTATTCAATAGCTTATCTTTGACATTAAAAAAGTGATTCCCAATCAGGGTCGCCGCTTGTTCAATGCTAAGGTTCTTTCCAAGCTTAAAGTAGGAAAGCGCAGGAATAATGATCCAGAATCCAATGATATACAGTGAGGCGGCC comes from the Pedobacter sp. FW305-3-2-15-E-R2A2 genome and includes:
- the ybeY gene encoding rRNA maturation RNase YbeY, translated to MSKPAIHFFTEDLSYTLKKKTLLKAWIKSVIEEEGYALQELNFILCSDEYLLRINQQYLNHDTYTDVITFDNSEALKMIVGDIFISLERIQENAKEFKHTVADELCRVMAHGTLHLLGYKDKGKAAKTLMTEKEDYYLATLKIQQG